The genomic region AATTTCTCGCGCCTTATTGCCTTCGGCACTATTGATTGCAGCCTGCGCCTGTTGGTTTAGCCGACGAATGCTTTTGTCAAGTGCTTCTCCTACGGCATGAAGTGCCAGTTGCACATCATTTGGCAGCACGCTAAGAGACATCCTGTAACTTGTCGCCAAATCTTCACCTGATTGTGCGGGCTGTGTAAGGTAGAAGTGTGCCATACTTCGTCGGTTTAGTGCAATGCATTACAAAGCTGCAAAAGTAATATAATGCTAATGGTGTTTGCTTAAAAATTCAAAACACTTAGAGCTATCATGCTTCTTGCATTTTCGTGCTTTGGAGGTCTTCTTGCGCTTGGCACCGCTCACCCAAGACGTGCTCGAGCCTTAGTTTTTCGCGCTGTGCTGCAAGGTCTTTGCGCGACAGACCATACATATAGATATAGGAAAGATTAAACATTAGAATTGCAGTTTTAATGCATGGCGCATGCCATGTACGCTTGATTGCGTTTTGGAAAGTGTAGAGCCTTTGCGTGAGTCTGCTATAGGCTTCGATAAATTCTTCAATTGACATTTGCTTTGGCTTACACTGCATTTCTTGTCCCCAACTGTATCGGAAGGCTTCAACATCATCTTTTGGAAAGAGCAACCGACCTTCATTTGCAAGCCGCTCAAAGAGCGCGGTGCCCGGTATGGGACGCAGGAGATTGACACCCGGCACATCAATTTGCGTCTCTTCAATGAAGTCATAAAGTGCATCAGCGGTTTCTTTGATATCACCGTCAAGTCCATAGATAAAACTTCCATAGACACAAATGCCAGCGGAGCGAATCGCTTTGATATTGCGCGCCAGCGTGCGCTCGCTGTTCTGCTTTTTGCGATGCGATCGGTTGCTTGCATCACTGACACTTTCAATACCAATCAGTAACCCTGAACATCCCGACTGCGCAAAAATTTTCAGCAGTTCATCTTGCTGCCCAAGCATCGTGGTGGCTTGTCCTACCCAGCGAATCTTGTAGGGAATGAGCCGTGAGAACAGTTCCTTAGCGTATTTCGGATCGGCATTGACGGTATCATCGACAAAAAAGAAGACTCGCTTATCATCTTTCAAAAATCGCTCTACTTCAGCCACAACGTGCTCTACAGATCGATGTCGGATCACTCCGCCGTTCATTACATAGACATTGCAAAAATCACAGCGGTAAGGACAGCCACGCGATGTTTGGATTAAATTGGTTGTAAAATAGCGCCTGATGTTTAGTGCATCTTTTTTGACCGGTCGTGCGATGCTCAAATCTGGTAAGGCTTTTGCTTGATAGCGCGCCTTGAGTTGATCATGCTTCAAGTCTTCAAGCACATCACGCCAAATATCATCGGCTTCGCCTATCACGATCACATCCGCTTCTTTTGCACAGTGCTCTGGGAACAGCGTTACATGCGGTCCGCCCAACACCACTTTTACCCTACGCGCTCGAAACTGCCGTGCTACATCGAACGCAGCTCTGGCTGCACCTGTATGTACCGTAATACCGACCAAATCCCAATGCTGCTCTAAGGGCAAGTCATCAAAGCGCATATCGCAAATGTGTTGCTCTACGCCCTCAACTTCAATAGAACTGAGCATCATCAGCGCCATATTTGGCACCGCAAACTGTGCACGCTGTATAATCTTCTGCAAGAGTTGTTCTTTGAAGCGTTGTAGTGGAGGGACATGCGCTGGTGCAAAGACAGGTCTTGGACCGTCAACACCGCTTGCGGCACGCACAAAAACTAAAAGTACTTTCTTCATTTTTGAAGCTCGTTATTCTCCTTTGAGACTGTGGGGAATTTACGGAGAACTTTGGGCGAAAGCAACGCGCACCGTCGTCTACCTTGCTGAGCTAGTGTGGGTCTTTGAACTTATTGAGTTCTGCTTCGAGGTTTTCAACCAAACACTCGCCCCCCTCTATCACTTGCATTTCGTTAAGAATTTGCCTTGCTTTCTCGATCTGTCT from [Chlorobium] sp. 445 harbors:
- a CDS encoding B12-binding domain-containing radical SAM protein, which encodes MKKVLLVFVRAASGVDGPRPVFAPAHVPPLQRFKEQLLQKIIQRAQFAVPNMALMMLSSIEVEGVEQHICDMRFDDLPLEQHWDLVGITVHTGAARAAFDVARQFRARRVKVVLGGPHVTLFPEHCAKEADVIVIGEADDIWRDVLEDLKHDQLKARYQAKALPDLSIARPVKKDALNIRRYFTTNLIQTSRGCPYRCDFCNVYVMNGGVIRHRSVEHVVAEVERFLKDDKRVFFFVDDTVNADPKYAKELFSRLIPYKIRWVGQATTMLGQQDELLKIFAQSGCSGLLIGIESVSDASNRSHRKKQNSERTLARNIKAIRSAGICVYGSFIYGLDGDIKETADALYDFIEETQIDVPGVNLLRPIPGTALFERLANEGRLLFPKDDVEAFRYSWGQEMQCKPKQMSIEEFIEAYSRLTQRLYTFQNAIKRTWHAPCIKTAILMFNLSYIYMYGLSRKDLAAQREKLRLEHVLGERCQAQEDLQSTKMQEA